In Hahella sp. KA22, one genomic interval encodes:
- the yegD gene encoding molecular chaperone yields the protein MFAGFDYGTSNCALGVIRRGEEASSEVKLLGLDRDSVLLPSNLYALDRSLVCEYVAGRIADPDARESYLASRPNAAGQAQRARRELSIGSDEQVLCVGRQAVDLHIEAPDEGFYIKSPKSFLGSGGLSRPQLDFIEDVVTAMMIWAKSQAEASAGAELSQAVIGRPVNYQGADSDAANRQAMEIMTSAAQRAGFKDFEFMYEPLAAGVNFESRMQQDQVLLVVDIGGGTTDCSMVRMGPSHRNNDNRSDDFLAHCGQRTGGNDLDIYLTYKGLMPLFGLGTDKKSGLTMPTQPFWSAIEINNVRTQAEFSAWQTRDDIAQLCRDAKRPELLNRLLLLQEGRKSYQLVRSGEQAKIELSDVDAHEVNLDYIEKGLSQPLDRAMLGEAIQNPLNRIIDIVREALKLAQCRPDLVYLTGGSGKSPVIRAALEQELGEIPVVDGDFFGSVAAGLTQWAAKIYR from the coding sequence ATGTTCGCCGGTTTTGATTATGGGACCTCCAATTGCGCGCTGGGCGTGATTCGTCGCGGAGAAGAGGCGTCATCGGAGGTGAAGTTGCTGGGCCTGGATCGGGACTCGGTGTTGCTGCCTTCCAATCTTTATGCTCTGGATCGCAGTCTGGTATGTGAATACGTGGCCGGGCGCATTGCTGATCCAGACGCCCGTGAATCTTATCTCGCCTCCCGACCCAACGCAGCCGGACAGGCGCAACGGGCCCGCCGCGAGCTGAGCATCGGCTCCGACGAACAAGTGTTGTGTGTCGGCCGGCAGGCGGTGGATCTGCACATCGAAGCGCCGGATGAAGGCTTTTATATCAAGTCTCCCAAATCTTTCCTTGGCTCTGGCGGTCTGAGTCGGCCGCAACTCGACTTCATTGAAGATGTGGTCACCGCCATGATGATATGGGCGAAATCCCAAGCGGAGGCGAGCGCGGGAGCGGAGCTGTCGCAAGCGGTGATCGGTCGCCCGGTGAATTATCAGGGCGCGGACAGCGACGCGGCGAACCGGCAGGCCATGGAGATCATGACCTCCGCGGCGCAGCGGGCGGGATTCAAAGACTTTGAGTTCATGTACGAGCCTCTTGCTGCGGGCGTTAACTTCGAAAGCCGTATGCAGCAGGATCAGGTATTGCTGGTTGTCGATATCGGCGGCGGCACCACCGACTGCTCCATGGTGAGAATGGGGCCGTCGCACCGCAATAACGACAATCGCAGCGATGACTTTCTGGCGCACTGCGGCCAGCGCACCGGCGGTAATGATCTGGACATCTATCTGACCTATAAAGGCCTGATGCCGTTGTTTGGTCTGGGAACCGATAAGAAATCCGGCCTCACGATGCCCACACAGCCGTTTTGGAGCGCCATCGAAATCAACAATGTGCGCACTCAGGCGGAATTCAGCGCCTGGCAGACCCGTGATGACATCGCACAGCTATGCCGCGACGCCAAACGCCCAGAGTTGTTGAACCGTCTGTTGCTGCTGCAGGAAGGACGTAAGAGCTATCAGTTGGTGCGCAGCGGAGAGCAGGCCAAGATTGAACTGTCGGACGTTGACGCCCATGAGGTGAATCTCGACTACATCGAAAAAGGCCTCAGCCAGCCTTTGGACCGCGCGATGTTGGGCGAAGCGATTCAAAATCCGCTCAACCGGATTATCGACATCGTGCGCGAGGCGCTGAAGCTGGCGCAGTGTCGCCCGGATCTGGTGTACCTCACCGGCGGCAGCGGCAAATCCCCGGTTATCCGCGCCGCGCTTGAACAGGAACTGGGCGAGATTCCCGTCGTAGACGGCGACTTTTTCGGCAGCGTCGCGGCGGGCCTGACCCAATGGGCCGCCAAAATCTACCGATAA
- a CDS encoding type II secretion system protein GspG yields MERVIKKLTLGLFGFWLLALMVALITLRNCPGAIECSQHDDRILLTSLQSALRLYQLDHNALPTREQGLQALNSGYLTTVPKDAYGQEFRYSPEPWHGVEMTLYSIGPNGVDEKGEGDDIVNWDKAYSCGIFNPCPTFCERAQNWAIKAGIFLLPIICLAGLIWLTIFVRNKGQGS; encoded by the coding sequence ATGGAGCGAGTGATCAAGAAACTAACGTTAGGATTGTTTGGGTTTTGGTTACTTGCTTTGATGGTCGCACTGATTACCTTGCGTAATTGTCCTGGCGCAATCGAGTGCAGTCAGCATGACGATCGCATCCTGTTGACGTCTTTGCAAAGCGCGCTGCGTTTGTATCAGCTCGACCACAACGCACTGCCTACAAGAGAGCAGGGATTACAGGCATTGAACAGCGGTTACCTCACCACAGTTCCTAAAGACGCCTACGGGCAAGAGTTCCGGTATTCTCCCGAACCCTGGCATGGGGTGGAAATGACGCTGTACTCCATCGGTCCCAATGGCGTCGATGAAAAAGGTGAGGGCGACGATATCGTGAACTGGGACAAAGCCTATTCCTGCGGTATCTTCAATCCCTGTCCTACCTTCTGTGAGCGCGCCCAAAATTGGGCGATTAAAGCCGGAATTTTCTTGCTTCCCATCATCTGTCTGGCGGGACTGATATGGCTGACGATCTTTGTAAGAAACAAGGGGCAGGGGAGCTGA
- a CDS encoding DUF6316 family protein: MNQMTRTDDALQRPSYDRSDRFYIENGEWFYLTREQIPIGPYASQQEAEDGLNAYIDYMQVEAE; encoded by the coding sequence ATGAACCAAATGACACGCACCGACGACGCTCTCCAGCGTCCCAGCTACGATCGCTCAGATCGTTTTTATATCGAAAACGGCGAGTGGTTTTACCTGACCCGCGAACAAATTCCCATCGGTCCCTATGCCTCGCAGCAAGAAGCAGAGGATGGACTCAACGCTTATATAGACTATATGCAGGTAGAAGCGGAATAG